TTCTGTCCTCTAGGAGTtccacagggtcaggggtcagcTTTTGCCTCCtagttctcagccctctgctcCCATCTCCGAGGACTCAATCAGCCTACCAGCTAGTCAAAAGTCAAAATGTAGGCCCATGGCTCAAGAAAGTGGAGGACAGGCGAGAAAGCCTCAGTCACACAGCAAATGAAACTGAGCTTGACAGAGGCAGAGACCCCAGTTGACAGGCTCTGGAATTAGACTGCTGGGGCAAatgacttaacttctctgagcctcagtttcctcatccataaaatggggataataacagtaccaCCCGTAGAGGACCTGAGTGAGGACAGAATAAGATAACACACAGAAAACACTGCAGAGTGCCTGGAAAGCTACGCCAATTACCACCATTTGATACCCATCCTTTTAAGATTTCTCTTTCCATAGGCATTTGGTCGACATTGACTGCCTCGCACAGTTTGACTGGTGACAAGAACCCAAGGCAGCACCTCAGCCCTCAAGGAGCTCCCTGTGTAGAAGAAAGACAACAGAAAAAAGGGAACCATTGGTTTTTAATGATGCCTAAGGACTACTGGCTGTTGTCACCGCATAAGGAAGTGGTTGGAAGCATGAGCTCTGGGCTCAGACCCAACACCACTGCAGCCATTTATTGGCTGGGTTGTCTCAAGCAAGTGAGGCTTATAACATCGCTCAGGACCTCAGGTCCCCCTTGCGTAAAAACAGGCCGGCCTACATCGTGGGGTTGTTGGGAGGGTTAAATGCAAAGCGCTGGTACACAGCAAGAGACAGATAGCGTCCCTGCCTGTTTCGACATTAACTTTTTAGGACTGGCCTTCTCTCTAATTGTTTCACATTGAGAGGCTTCTCTTCCCAGCCAAACTCCAATTTCTACAGGGCTCACTCCAGGCCTGTCCCCAACCAGGGGCAAGGAGAATTATCTCTGGGCCCCTTTCTCCAGATGGGAGACAAGAGCAACTAACTGAGAGGCTTCTATAGTAGAAACGCATCACAGAAACCGATGAAGATCTGTTACCGCAAATTGCGGGTTCGAGCTGCCTGtggcaaagccaatactgagacaagaggaggtaagcagtaagaaggctttatagaataccggtattcaagagacagagagggttaaatttctcccaagttctgtctgccctaaagggttgatgggagggttttatatgggaaagatcagggttacctaatgttttgagcacctAGTCCACaaatggtcttatacatcacaaaacaaccacaaaacctctttattaaactaaaggtGAACATGCCgggcatctggactctaatcagtatatttataacaggctGAAAAGCTTTCATAAGAATCTCTCAGCTAGTGgagctgttttgccaagtccactgtggctgagatagggaccaagaaagaaaaccttcccgtcagtttgcaggctgaaggccatttctcaagagaacaaagaaagaagaagaaagaccaaggccacaggagctgagatagctccgcacccctttggaagagactggtgcagctggtgcaatttaaaaaaaagtttagagattatgtagagcatcattatggcgttagtcaTGTCAAGTTCTCAATCACCTATTTTGAATAGGGAAAAACaggttgtaaggtattagggcgttcgttatgtttaagagtggaactggctgctcagctatattttgaacagagcctgcaccattttccaaggactagagattaatcacagtttatacagctatactaaaacaaatgagagaatatattctccctaatattaaaacgctaaagaaaatgcattttcgcTACTTCAGATCTACACAGCAGCGTTATTCAGAATGGCCTCACACTGGGGACAGCTCAATTGTCCACCAACATTAAAATGGAGTGATAAATAGCATCcatccaatggaatactacccagcaatGACCATTACAAACAAGAGACAGTCCATGGGAATGGCGACGACTAAGACCTGTCCCCCTTCCTTGCCCTGCAGTGAATCACTtgtcctctttccttgccttgtgtAGCCAACCTCAGCATGCTGACATCCCTCCTGTTTTGTCTCCCCAGACCTTGATAAGCTGCTGACTGAATGAAGCACTCTCTCTAGGGAGGACTTTGGGAGGACGGGGTGGAGAAGGAGATTAAACTGCTGGTCAGCTCACAAATCAGACAAACTTGAGCATGGTCCAATCTCCAGTCCTGGCCGGCAGAGGGACCAGGAATAACTGAGgtgacctctctgagtctcagtttcttcctctggcaACTGGGAATAGCATTCCATTAtctcacagggttgctgtaaaaagtaaaggcaatgcacaaGGCAGGAGGTATTCAATGAATGTAGTTTTCCTTGCCCTAAGGCAGTGGTCCTTAAACATTAGCAGGTCTGAGATGAGgtctaagaatttgcatttctaacaagtttccctGTGTCTggcagtttgtcttactgtggtggcttccctgttgctgtgttgctggaggctatgccaccgatatttcaaataccagcagggtcaggtttcagctgagcttccagactaaaacagactaggaagaaggacccagcggtctacctctgaaaagaattagccagtgaaaaccttatgaatatcagcagaacattgtctaatatagtgctagaagatgagccccccaggttggaaggcactcaaaatacggctgggaaagagctgccacctcaaagcagagttgaccttaatgacatggatggagtcaagcttttaggaccttcgtTTGTTGATGTgtcatgacttaaaatgagaaggaacatctggaaacatccattaataatcagaatgtggaatgtatgaaatacaaatctaggaaaactggaaatcgtcaaaattaaatggaacacaataaacattgatatccttggCGTTAGTgggctgaaagggactggtattggcaattttgaatcgGACAAGCATATGATGAAgactaaagaccacagccttcagtatgatctacactttaacataaagaaaacgaaaatcctcacaacaggaccaataaacaacctcatgataaagacagaagttgtcaaggatttcattttttttggatctacaattaacacccactgaagcagtagttaagaaattaaaagacacattgcattgggtaaatcaactacaaaagacctctttaaagtgttgaaaagcaaagatgtcatcttgaacactaaagtgcatctgacccaagccgtggtgatTGTAATTgtctcttatgcatgcaaaagccagacGATGAGTAATGAAAACTGATGAAGAATTCGTACCTTTAAATTGtgctgctggcaaagaatactgaataagccactggtatttcaaataacagcagggtcacccatggcagacaggtttcagcagagcttctaaactaaaggaagaaaggcctggtgatctactgaaaattagccaatgaaaaccctatggatcacaacagaatattgtctgatatagtgctggaagatgagcgcctCACCAGTCAGAACAACAGACTCACGCGTACCAATGATCGAGAACagaggcaggactgggcaacctttcgttctgttgtacacatgggGTAGTCATGAGCCAAAGCTGACTTGAGttgaactaacaacaacaatggtatctcatggtggttttcatttgcatttttttttaacaatgttaaACATCTTTGCATGTACTTATTTTTtatctgtgtatcttctttgataaaagtattcaaatcttttgccctttttttaaactgaaattttgttttcttactaAGTTTTTAGAGTtcttacatattctggatacaagtcctttgtcagttacgtgatttgcaaatattttctcctggtctgtagcttgtcatttcattttcttaatagtaTATTTCAATGAACAGaagttgttcttttttgtttttttaaacatgcTGGGAAAAGTTTAATTatacattgaaaaaaaattttttttgccaatgATATTTTTAATGAATCTTAAATTAGAAAGccagttacatttttttttaatttattgtgctttaagtgaaagttcacaaataaagtcagactctcatacaaaaacttacacataacttgctatgtactcctagctgctctccccctaatgagacagtacactccttctctccaccgtgtattccccatgcccattcaaccagctcctgtccccctctgccttctcatctcccctccagacaggagttgcccacagagGACCAGTTACATTTTTAATGCTTCCTTTAGTTTTAACAACCCGAAATGCAGAGCtgttaatttgtgtgtgtgtgtgtgtgtgtgtgtgtgtgtgctcaaaGTGAAAGTCTAtaaatcaagtgagtctctcatacaaaaacctatacacatCTTACtatgtacccctagctgctctcctcccaatgtgacagcacactcctcctctccaccctgtattccctgtgaccattcagccagctcctgtccccctctgccctttcatctcccctctaggcaggagctgcccacatagtctcatgtgttaccttgagccaagaagctcactcctcaccagtatcattgcctgtcttatagtccactgcaatccctgcctgaagagttggctctgggaatgcttccagtcttgggctaacagagagttcgggggccatgacctctggggttcctccagtctcagtcagaccattaagtctggtcttcttatgagaatttgaggactGCATCTCCATCAGGCgtttctccgttgtgttccctgtcagggcattgatcagtggtagctgggcaccatctagttcttccagtctcaggctgatagagtctctggtttatgtggcccttagaagttgttctttttgatgaagtccaatttatcagtattttcttttatgaatcatGCTTCAGGTGTTGAATCTAAGAAATCTTCATCTAATCCAAGGTCACAGAAATtttctcctgtttcttttttcctaatgttttataatttgagTTTACATAtagatctttgattcattttgtatATAGTTTAAGGTATGAATCAAAGTTGATTTCTTTTTGCATTGCATGTGGATGTCCAATTGTTCCAGGACCATTTATTTAAGGTATTGTCTTTTCTtcactgaattgcctttgcactTTTGTTGGAAATTGATTGAACCTGTATGTGTGTAGGTCTGTTTCTGTACtctctattttgttccattgatccaTCTGACTACCTTGACACCAATACCACACTATCTTGAATACAGTATTTTTTAATAAGTCTTAAAGTTAGGCAGtgtaagtcctccaactttgttctccaTTTTAAAAGTAGGTTTTGGGCATTGTAGGTACTTTGAATTCTGATATGGATTTTAGGATTGTCTTCtcaatttctacaaagaagcCTGCTGAGATTTTTACTGAAATTTTGTTATATCTACAGATTAATTTGGGGacaattgacatcttaacaatatcaaGTCTTCTCATCTATGAACTCTCCATTTATtagtcttcaatttctttcagcaacattttgtagttttcagcgtACAGATCTTGTACATTTTTgtcatttattcctaagtatttcatatttttgatgctgttgtaaatggtattgttttcatttttatttccaatTCTTTGTTGCTATTATATAGAAAGGccattgatttttatatattgatcttgtatcctgcaaccttgcttaACTCATTTATTAGCTCAGTAGTTTTTGGTAGATTCCATTGAATTTCTACATAAAGAATCAAATTATCTGTGAATAAgagtttttacttctttctttccaatctggatttttttttttttttttcgtattgcactggctagaatcTTCAGTACAATAAATAGCGGTAGTGAGAGAAGACATTCTtgccttgtttctgatcttaggaGGAAAGCAGAAACAGGGTAAGTTGCCATGGAGGGGCAACAGCCTGGGGCAACGATGGGTATAGCCAGTAAGGAAATGAGAGCAGAAGCCTGAGAGAATTTAGGGGGACACCTAAAGCAGTAGCTCTAAAACTATGGTGCATAGCTTACCCTCACTGTGACCCTGCTCCTGATCACATTGCTTGTGAATCCCTTCCCCCACGGTCACCACCTGGGCTAGAGAGTTGTATTTAGGCTCTAGCCACAGTTGAATCATGAACTCCAGGCTCTCTTCCTCCTAGAAGCCCCCTCTGTGAGTAGAGAAATGGTTGTCATAGCTCAAAGCTGATTCCCAGGCTCCTATTCTTATTGGGGAAGAGGAAGATGAACAAACAAACCCAGGAGACCATATCTGGTCCCTGAGCTGAAATCACGCCCCACAATTCCTCATCTCGTGGGGATTTTATAGGGTCCAGGGGCCTGAAAATGACATAAAATGTTCGATTTGCATCTAAGGAGGCCACATGTGGGAGCATCAGGGCCTGAAGGCAACTAGACAGCACGTACCCTGCAGAAgtcacctgaagcctattttgtaAAAGTTCTGGGTGGCCCAAGGCAATGGACCGTGGTGCTCCCTGATGGGTCCAGCCCTCTCCTCCTTGGGTAGCCCGGTGAGCATGTGACTTTCCATCTAGGTCCCACATCTGGTGGGGCAAGAAGACAGATCCCAAGTGTCACTCCGCAGACAGTGAAGGCCACCCTCTCAAGGCCCTGCCCAGACGGCCAGTGGGCCCTCGTCCTTTCTTCTGCCCAACTTTCTGGCTGTTATCAGTTCACTCCAGACACCTTTTACAGCCCAGAGGACACCAGGACATTAAgcctctgtgactcagtttacccatgggtaaaatggagataataacacgTGCACACAGTCTTGTAAGCTGGATTAAGGCAATTGGCGTTTAGGCCCTGACTCAGAGGAGGAAGTTTCATAAACATGTGGACCTCATTTCCTGAGCCCATGAGGAAAGGTAAGAAAAGCAGATGCAGAGAGAAGGCAGAGTCACTTGGCTGCTAGTGGAGGAGAAATGTGGAAAGAAACTATTAAGAATAGGGAAGAAACTAAGAAAAGAAGAGGGGAAgtttgtctctgcttgcttcagccTCCAGAAAGCTGATGCCACTTCCTCTGATGAAATCATGCCCTTCTCCCCACTCCCTACAGTTCACTCAACAAGCCAATGCCAACTTCATCCTAGAGAAGGAGTTGGGCAAAGCCTCTTACAGGATGAGCCCTGTGGGTTACTAAAGCCCCCAGTCCCCATGTCTCACCATCACCGACCTGTCCACAGCTGTCACAGTTGAGACAACGTGTTGGTCCATCTTCAGCCCACAGAGCTGTGTCACCGGGTAAGTCATTAAATGTTCTGAGCCTTCATTTCCTCCTCTGTCCAAGGAAGGCTTTGGATTAGCCAGGAAGTCTCAGACTCAGCTGTGGACAGAATCATCTAAGGAATTTATGAAAATACAGGCTCCTAAGGCCCACCCCCTAGAGCTTCTGCCCTCAGAAGTCAAGGCCCAGAGGTTCTATGGCACCAGCAGGCCGAAGCATCTGAAAGGAGTGGGAGGTACTGTGGATTCAGAGAGACTGGAGGTTGAGGCTTGGCTCTAGTCCCGCCTGGGGGCCCCCGCAGGAGAATGAGAGGGGGTAGAGCAAGCTGGGTGGAACTGGTGCGGCAAGAGTTGGGGCTGAGGGCACTGACCATCAGTTTCTTCCCCTCTTGTTTTCTCTAAGGGCAGAATCAGGGGCCCACTGGCAGACTCATGCtgcctttctctcactgagaaaGTCTGCACTGGGCCTCCTCctgtgagagagacagacagactgacTCCAAAGGAGACATTAAGGAAGCCATCAGAGGCTGGAGAATGAAGGTGGGTGATCAGAGACCCCAGCCAGTCAAGGCCAGGGCCACTCCCCTCAGCCTGAGGTGGAGGCTGGAGGACCTATGAACATAACTCTCTTGCCATTGGTGCCAAGAGAAGCTCTTTTGCAATACAGTATAGGAAAAGAAGAAACCAGACTGTTGAAGGAAGTGCTGGTCATCTTGGGATGGGTGGGTTTAGGGAAGGTTCTCACACTTCCGTATAACAGAGTCCCCTCCAGAAGTGAGAAGGAGCCTGATCCTCGGTCTCCCACATTCTCCTGGGGGCTTTATCCCCAGTCCTGTGAGTCCCCCAGGTATTCCCTCTCAGAGCTCCTCTCTTGCCTCCACAACTCTGCTTGTCTTCTCATCATCCCCTGGAAGATACTGAGGTGATGAGTGTGCCCCTGCTACTGCTGGTGCTGCTGCCAGCACTTGCACAGGCAGGTGAGTAGCCAGGAGATCCCTGGTGGCGGCTCTGCCAGGGGCAATGGGAGAAGTCCCCTGGGAGAGGCTATGGCTGGGCATCTAGGTGATGGGTCTGCTGAAAGAGCCAGCCAGGCCTCCACCCCCAAAAAAGGATGATCCCAGGCTACCTCATCCTACTCACAGTGGTAGATCTACCCCAACCCCTCACCTTCCTCCTCCCCCAAACCTGGAGAGGAGACACCCAGGCCAGAGGACCATCTGTCACACTATTTCCTGTGAGAGAAGGTGCCAGACCATCCGGGGTTATCCTGTTTGTCTCCCATGGTGGCTTCAAagtctctccccctctctccctccctcctttagATAACTATGGCTTTGGGGTTGAGCAGCCAGCACACCTCTCAGCCCCCAAAGGTGACACCATCCACATCCCCTTCAGCTTCTATCACCACTGGGAGTCAATCGACGTGAGTATATCCTGGAGGCGGGGTCACTTCCATGGGAAGTTCTTCTACAACATGACCCCACTTTTCATCCATGAGGATTACAAGGACCGGCTCTCACTGAACTGGACAAAGGGTCAGACTAAAGGCTACCTCAGGATCTCGGACCTGCGGAGTGAGGACGAGAATGAGTACTTCTGTCGAATCCGAATAAACACACAGAGGCATGGTGTACAGCAGTGGCAGTCCATCTACGGGACCACACTCACCATCATTAGTGGTGAGTCCAGCTGCCCTGAGAAGCCACTGTGTCCACCCACCTGAGGCTTTGAAGGCCACTGGTGTCCTCAACTCCTAGGCTTCACCCCAGGCCCCACTCCTTCTGAACTTTCTCTCAAATTCCTCTGCCCCCATCCAGCCCTCTGCCAACTTTACCCTTTTCTTCACTTTCATTTTCCCCAAACCTGAGCTGCCTTCCCTGCCCATCTTCCTCACTGCCACCACCCCAGGCCTCAGCACCTGCCAGGCCCCCTTCTTCAGACTGGGACTCCAGCCTGCCTCCCTCTGCCCTAGCCCCCATGTCCTTTAGGTTGAGTTCACCTTTTCAGGATGTGGCTCGAT
The sequence above is drawn from the Elephas maximus indicus isolate mEleMax1 chromosome 12, mEleMax1 primary haplotype, whole genome shotgun sequence genome and encodes:
- the PILRA gene encoding paired immunoglobulin-like type 2 receptor alpha isoform X2 — encoded protein: MSVPLLLLVLLPALAQADNYGFGVEQPAHLSAPKGDTIHIPFSFYHHWESIDVSISWRRGHFHGKFFYNMTPLFIHEDYKDRLSLNWTKGQTKGYLRISDLRSEDENEYFCRIRINTQRHGVQQWQSIYGTTLTIISENLQPGARTTTQGPTTTASLLMDESSASGPLSLGAKVGVAVACAAFITAVLGLMLFLRCKRRKGRQTKAKTPAREPFQNTEEKYENIGSKGCYPPESSIP